One Puniceicoccaceae bacterium genomic window, CAAAGTGGACCCAGGATCGTCTGCTTGTACTTCGCCACAAAATCCCGACGGACAAAGAGATACAGCAAATCACGATATTGCCAAATCTCACGCAGTCGCAAATCGATGAGCCTGTCGCGAGGTACAATCTTGTGTTGAAAAGTTTCCATGGTCAAAAAGAGTTAATAGGTGTGCACGCTGCCGCATCTGGTCAGATGACCAGATACTATCGAACCCGACACACCGAATCCATTCAGGTTCCAATGATTTTGGAGATAGGCTTGAATAACAGGTTTGCCCGGTCATTCAGGCGTTTGAGAGTCACCAGTTTCTCGTTGAGAAAGCTATCCTGGTCATTCAGACCTTCGCCAGTGCGAGGCTGGGACTGCATTTGCGATTCGATCCATTCGAGACGCTCCGTTGCAACCTCGAGCTTTGGACGCCAATCGTCCAGAATCAGTCGATTGAGCAGTTTTCGAAAATCCGTCTCCGCAACAAAGTGCTCCTTTCGCTCACCAGGAATGTATGTGGAGCGAATGG contains:
- a CDS encoding HTH domain-containing protein, which encodes MMEPEAAERELSIVEREIIGYIVSVAAVVRLPKSVGEIFGLLYISRIPLSMDRIMQKLGVSLGTASQGIKTLRSFGAIRSTYIPGERKEHFVAETDFRKLLNRLILDDWRPKLEVATERLEWIESQMQSQPRTGEGLNDQDSFLNEKLVTLKRLNDRANLLFKPISKIIGT